A genomic region of Saccopteryx bilineata isolate mSacBil1 chromosome 1, mSacBil1_pri_phased_curated, whole genome shotgun sequence contains the following coding sequences:
- the EEF2 gene encoding elongation factor 2 yields MVNFTVDQIRAIMDKKANIRNMSVIAHVDHGKSTLTDSLVCKAGIIASARAGETRFTDTRKDEQERCITIKSTAISLFYELSENDLNFIKQSKDGSGFLINLIDSPGHVDFSSEVTAALRVTDGALVVVDCVSGVCVQTETVLRQAIAERIKPVLMMNKMDRALLELQLEPEELYQTFQRIVENVNVIISTYGEGESGPMGNIMIDPVLGTVGFGSGLHGWAFTLKQFAEMYVAKFAAKGEGQLGPAERAKKVEDMMKKLWGDRYFDPANGKFSKSATSPDGKKLPRTFCQLILDPIFKVFDAIMHFKKEETAKLIEKLDIKLDSEDKDKEGKPLLKAVMRRWLPAGDALLQMITIHLPSPVTAQKYRCELLYEGPPDDEAAMGIKSCDPKGPLMMYISKMVPTSDKGRFYAFGRVFSGLVSTGLKVRIMGPNYTPGKKEDLYLKPIQRTILMMGRYVEPIEDVPCGNIVGLVGVDQFLVKTGTITTFEHAHNMRVMKFSVSPVVRVAVEAKNPADLPKLVEGLKRLAKSDPMVQCIIEESGEHIIAGAGELHLEICLKDLEEDHACIPIKKSDPVVSYRETVSEESSVLCLSKSPNKHNRLYMKARPFPDGLAEDIDKGEVSARQELKQRARYLAEKYEWDVAEARKIWCFGPDGTGPNILTDITKGVQYLNEIKDSVVAGFQWATKEGALCEENMRAVRFDVHDVTLHADAIHRGGGQIIPTARRCLYASVLTAQPRLMEPIYLVEIQCPELVVGGIYGVLNRKRGHVFEETQVAGTPMFVVKAYLPVNESFGFTADLRSNTGGQAFPQCVFDHWQILPGDPFDNTSRPSQVVAETRKRKGLKEGIPALDNFLDKL; encoded by the exons ATG GTGAACTTCACAGTAGATCAGATTCGGGCCATCATGGACAAGAAGGCCAATATCCGGAACATGTCTGTCATCGCCCATGTGGACCATGGGAAGTCCACGTTGACTGACTCCCTTGTGTGTAAGGCTGGTATCATTGCTTCTGCCCGGGCTGGGGAGACCCGCTTTACAGACACCCGGAAGGATGAGCAGGAACGTTGCATCACCATCAAGTCAAC GGCCATTTCCCTCTTCTACGAGCTCTCAGAGAATGACTTGAACTTCATCAAGCAGAGCAAGGATGGTTCCGGTTTTCTTATCAATCTCATCGACTCCCCTGGGCACGTGGACTTTTCCTCGGAGGTGACAGCTGCCCTCCGTGTCACCGATGGTGCCTTGGTGGTTGTGGACTGTGTATCGG GCGTGTGTGTGCAGACTGAGACGGTGCTGAGGCAAGCCATTGCAGAGCGCATCAAACCTGTGCTGATGATGAACAAGATGGACCGGGCTCTGCTTGAGCTGCAGCTGGAGCCAGAGGAGCTCTATCAGACCTTCCAACGCATTGTGGAGAATGTCAATGTTATCATCTCCACCTATGGAGAAGGCGAGAGCGGCCCCATGGGCAACATCATG ATTGACCCTGTCCTCGGGACTGTTGGCTTCGGGTCTGGTCTCCATGGTTGGGCCTTCACCTTGAAGCAGTTTGCAGAGATGTATGTGGCCAAATTTGCTGCCAAGGGTGAGGGCCAGCTGGGGCCTGCTGAGCGGGCTAAGAAAGTAGAGGACATGATGAAGAAGCTGTGGGGTGACCG GTACTTTGATCCAGCCAACGGTAAATTCAGCAAGTCTGCCACCAGCCCTGATGGCAAGAAGCTGCCACGGACATTTTGCCAGCTTATCCTGGATCCAATCTTCAAG GTGTTTGACGCTATTATGCATTtcaagaaagaggagacagcTAAACTAATTGAAAAACTGGACATCAAGTTGGACAGTGAAGATAAAGACAAAGAAGGCAAACCACTTCTGAAG GCTGTGATGCGCCGCTGGTTGCCTGCCGGTGATGCCTTGCTACAGATGATCACCATTCACTTGCCCTCCCCTGTGACAGCCCAGAAGTACCGCTGTGAGCTCCTGTACGAGGGGCCCCCTGACGATGAGGCAGCCATGG gcATTAAAAGCTGTGACCCCAAAGGGCCTCTAATGATGTACATTTCCAAAATGGTGCCGACCTCTGACAAAGGTCGGTTCTATGCTTTTGGCCGGGTCTTCTCAGGGCTGGTGTCTACTGGCCTGAAGGTCAGGATCATGGGGCCCAATTACACGCCTGGGAAGAAGGAGGACCTATACCTGAAGCCAATCCAGAG AACAATCTTGATGATGGGCCGTTATGTGGAGCCCATTGAGGACGTGCCTTGTGGGAACATAGTGGGCTTGGTGGGTGTGGACCAGTTCCTGGTGAAAACGGGCACCATCACCACCTTCGAGCACGCCCACAACATGCGGGTGATGAAGTTCAGTGTGAGCCCTGTCGTCAGAGTCGCCGTGGAGGCCAAAAATCCAGCTGATCTGCCCAAACTGGTGGAGGGCTTAAAGCGGCTGGCCAAGTCAGACCCCATGGTGCAG TGCATAATTGAGGAGTCAGGGGAGCACATCATTGCCGGAGCTGGTGAGCTACATCTGGAGATCTGTTTGAAGGACCTGGAGGAGGATCACGCTTGCATTCCCATCAAG AAATCTGATCCAGTTGTCTCCTATCGTGAGACAGTCAGTGAGGAGTCAAGCGTGCTCTGCCTGTCCAAGTCTCCCAATAAACACAACCGGCTATACATGAAGGCACGCCCCTTCCCTGATGGCCTGGCTGAGGACATCGATAAGGGTGAAGTGTCTGCCCGCCAGGAGCTCAAGCAGCGGGCCCGATACCTGGCTGAGAAGTATGAGTGGGATGTGGCTGAGGCCCGCAAGATCTGGTGCTTTGGGCCTGATGGCACTGGTCCCAATATCCTTACCGATATCACAAAGGGTGTGCAGTACCTCAACGAGATCAAGGACAGCGTAGTGGCTGGCTTCCAGTGGGCCACAAAGGAG GGGGCACTGTGTGAGGAAAATATGCGAGCTGTACGCTTCGATGTCCATGATGTAACACTGCATGCTGATGCTATCCACCGTGGAGGTGGCCAGATCATCCCCACTGCCCGGCGCTGCCTCTATGCCAGTGTGCTGACGGCACAGCCCCGGCTCATGGAGCCTATCTACCTTGTTGAAATCCAG TGTCCAGAGCTAGTGGTTGGCGGTATCTATGGTGTCCTGAACAGGAAGCGGGGCCACGTCTTTGAGGAGACCCAGGTGGCCGGCACACCCATGTTTGTTGTGAAAGCTTACCTGCCTGTCAATGAGTCCTTTG GCTTCACTGCTGACCTGAGATCCAATACAGGCGGCCAGGCTTTTCCACAGTGCGTGTTTGACCACTGGCAGATCCTTCCTGGAGACCCCTTTGACAACACCAGCCGCCCCAGCCAGGTGGTAGCCGAGACACGCAAGCGCAAAGGCCTGAAGGAAGGCATTCCGGCTCTGGATAACTTCCTGGACAAATTGTAG